A window from Mycolicibacterium tokaiense encodes these proteins:
- the htrA gene encoding serine protease HtrA, giving the protein MSTDQDISGQGPTGPRLAPRPVSRPPVDDAQRRAFGRPDGVDGSFVAGDLRPQKFRENSEYEPRDQPPDPVLAEAFGKPYVNGESLQRHPVDSGALEAEEAARRNGSSPDPADDPWRDPAAAAALGTPAVTPPAPQVASAPAGKLGVRDVLFGGRVSYAALAVLAIVALVIGVAGGWVGRKTAEVVQAFTTSKVTLETSGSGDIPAGQIASVAASVADSVVTIEAKSDNAGSQGSGVVIDGRGYVVTNNHVISEAATNPSAWKMSVVFNDGKSVPANLVGRDPKTDLAVLKVDNVDNLTVARLGNSDDVVVGEEVIAAGAPLGLRSTVTSGIVSALHRPVPLSGDGSDTDTVIDAIQTDASINHGNSGGPLIDMDSQVIGINTAGKSLSDSASGLGFAIPVNEVKQVAEALIRDGKIAHPTLGLSARSVSNDLASGAQVANVRAGSPAERAGILENDVVVKVGDRAVADANEFTVAVRQLPIGQDSPIEVVRDGRRLTLTVNPTPDS; this is encoded by the coding sequence GTGAGTACGGACCAGGACATCTCAGGCCAGGGGCCTACTGGGCCCCGGTTGGCCCCGCGTCCCGTCTCCAGGCCGCCGGTAGACGACGCCCAGCGGCGCGCGTTCGGACGACCCGACGGGGTGGACGGCTCGTTTGTCGCCGGCGATCTGCGGCCGCAGAAGTTCCGCGAGAACTCCGAGTACGAGCCCCGCGATCAGCCGCCGGACCCGGTGCTCGCCGAAGCCTTCGGCAAGCCCTACGTCAACGGTGAATCCCTGCAGCGCCACCCGGTGGATTCCGGAGCACTGGAGGCCGAAGAAGCCGCCAGGCGAAACGGATCCTCACCCGACCCGGCCGACGACCCGTGGCGCGACCCGGCGGCGGCAGCTGCCCTGGGCACTCCGGCCGTCACCCCACCGGCTCCTCAGGTGGCGAGCGCTCCGGCCGGCAAGCTCGGGGTGCGCGACGTGCTCTTCGGTGGCCGGGTGTCCTACGCGGCGCTCGCCGTCCTGGCCATCGTCGCTCTGGTGATCGGCGTGGCCGGTGGCTGGGTCGGACGCAAGACCGCGGAAGTGGTCCAGGCCTTCACCACCTCCAAGGTCACCCTGGAGACCTCCGGCAGCGGCGACATCCCGGCCGGCCAGATCGCGTCCGTGGCGGCCTCGGTGGCCGATTCGGTGGTGACCATCGAAGCCAAGAGCGACAACGCGGGCTCGCAGGGCTCCGGCGTCGTCATCGACGGCCGCGGTTACGTGGTGACCAACAACCACGTCATCTCCGAAGCTGCCACCAACCCGAGTGCGTGGAAGATGTCCGTCGTCTTCAATGACGGCAAGTCCGTCCCGGCGAACCTGGTGGGTCGCGACCCCAAGACCGACCTCGCGGTGCTGAAAGTCGACAATGTCGACAACCTGACCGTCGCGCGTCTGGGCAACTCCGATGACGTGGTGGTCGGCGAAGAGGTGATTGCCGCCGGTGCACCCCTGGGCCTGCGCTCGACGGTCACCTCCGGCATCGTCAGCGCGCTGCACCGTCCGGTGCCACTGTCCGGCGACGGGTCGGACACCGACACCGTCATCGACGCCATCCAGACCGACGCCTCGATCAACCACGGCAACTCCGGCGGTCCGCTGATCGACATGGACTCCCAGGTGATCGGCATCAACACCGCCGGGAAATCGTTGTCCGACAGCGCCAGTGGTCTGGGCTTCGCCATCCCGGTGAACGAGGTCAAGCAGGTCGCCGAGGCGCTGATCCGCGACGGCAAGATCGCCCACCCGACCCTGGGTCTGTCCGCGCGGTCGGTCAGCAACGACCTGGCCTCCGGTGCCCAGGTGGCAAACGTGCGTGCAGGGAGCCCCGCCGAACGTGCGGGCATCCTGGAGAACGACGTGGTGGTCAAGGTCGGCGACCGTGC
- the rseA gene encoding anti-sigma E factor RseA, whose translation MSDRGHVFRRAFSWLPAHFASQSDSPVGAPRQFGSTEHLSIEAIAAFVDGELRMNAHLRAAHHLSMCSDCASEVDAQRQAREALRDSCPIHIPSGLLGMLSQIPHAPVTPPDDAPERIGGQLADDTRLSEDAARPRRRRR comes from the coding sequence ATGAGCGACCGGGGACACGTATTCCGACGGGCGTTCTCCTGGCTTCCCGCTCACTTCGCCTCGCAGAGTGATTCTCCGGTGGGTGCACCTCGTCAATTCGGTTCCACAGAGCACCTCTCCATCGAGGCGATCGCCGCGTTCGTCGACGGCGAACTGCGGATGAACGCGCACCTACGAGCCGCCCACCACTTGTCCATGTGTTCCGACTGTGCCTCCGAGGTGGATGCCCAGCGACAGGCCCGGGAAGCGCTGCGGGACTCGTGTCCGATCCACATCCCCAGCGGGCTGCTGGGCATGCTCTCCCAGATTCCCCATGCCCCGGTCACGCCACCTGACGATGCGCCGGAACGCATCGGTGGACAGCTGGCCGACGACACCCGATTGTCAGAAGACGCAGCGCGGCCTCGCCGTCGCCGCCGGTAG
- the sigE gene encoding RNA polymerase sigma factor SigE translates to MELGGRWSGNSVHPSRVFTAIDLPVPPTGTTLQQHADQEDLTTTMTAPHNMSHVADTAEADWVQPSDELQGTAVFDATGDIATMPSWDDLVRQHADRVYRLAYRLSGNQHDAEDLTQETFIRVFRSVQNYQPGTFEGWLHRITTNLFLDMVRRRSRIRMEALPEDYDRVPADEPNPEQIYHDSRLGPDLQAALDSLPPEFRAAVVLCDIEGLSYEEIGATLGVKLGTVRSRIHRGRQALREFLAAQQRVDAAADFA, encoded by the coding sequence ATGGAACTCGGCGGTCGCTGGTCCGGGAATAGCGTTCACCCCTCACGCGTTTTCACGGCTATCGACCTGCCGGTTCCACCAACTGGCACTACACTTCAGCAACACGCTGATCAGGAGGATCTGACGACCACGATGACGGCGCCGCACAACATGTCGCACGTCGCTGACACCGCCGAGGCTGATTGGGTTCAGCCTTCCGACGAGTTGCAGGGCACTGCGGTCTTCGACGCCACGGGCGACATCGCCACCATGCCCTCATGGGATGACCTGGTCCGTCAGCATGCCGATCGTGTGTATCGGCTGGCCTACCGGCTTTCCGGCAATCAGCACGATGCCGAGGACCTCACCCAGGAGACGTTCATCCGGGTGTTCCGTTCCGTGCAGAACTACCAGCCCGGAACGTTCGAAGGCTGGCTGCACCGCATCACCACCAACCTGTTCCTCGACATGGTCCGCCGCCGGAGTCGCATCCGCATGGAAGCGTTGCCGGAGGATTACGACCGGGTTCCCGCCGACGAACCGAATCCCGAGCAGATCTATCACGACTCGCGTCTGGGTCCCGACCTGCAAGCCGCGTTGGATTCACTGCCGCCGGAGTTTCGCGCCGCCGTGGTCCTGTGCGACATCGAAGGCCTGTCCTACGAGGAAATCGGTGCCACCCTGGGCGTCAAGCTCGGCACCGTCCGCAGCCGGATCCATCGCGGCCGGCAGGCCCTGCGGGAATTCCTCGCGGCTCAGCAGCGCGTTGACGCTGCGGCAGATTTTGCTTGA
- a CDS encoding O-methyltransferase, which yields MAPEDQQSPAEAIVSHAENAITEDAVLAAARERATDIGAGAVTPAVGALLSLLARVSGGKAVVEVGTGAGVSGLWLMSGMRDDGVLTTIDVEPEHQRTAKQAFNEGGIGPSRTRLIGGRAQEVLTRLADESYDLVFIDGEPSDQPEFVVEGIRLLRPGGVIVVHRAALGGRAGDPAANDAEVSAVREAARLIAEDERLTPVLIPLGDGILAAARE from the coding sequence ATGGCCCCCGAAGATCAGCAGTCCCCGGCCGAAGCCATCGTGTCGCACGCCGAGAACGCGATCACCGAGGATGCCGTGCTGGCGGCCGCGCGCGAGCGGGCCACCGACATCGGTGCGGGCGCAGTGACGCCGGCGGTCGGTGCGCTGCTGAGCCTGCTGGCCCGGGTGAGCGGCGGCAAGGCCGTGGTGGAAGTGGGCACCGGCGCCGGGGTGAGCGGCCTGTGGCTGATGTCCGGGATGCGGGACGACGGCGTGCTGACCACCATCGACGTCGAACCCGAGCACCAGCGCACCGCGAAGCAGGCGTTCAACGAGGGCGGCATCGGCCCCTCCCGGACCCGACTGATCGGCGGCCGCGCTCAGGAGGTGCTGACGCGGTTGGCCGATGAGTCCTACGACCTGGTGTTCATCGACGGCGAGCCGTCGGACCAGCCCGAGTTCGTGGTGGAAGGCATCCGGTTGCTGCGCCCCGGCGGCGTCATCGTGGTCCACCGGGCCGCTCTCGGCGGACGCGCCGGCGACCCGGCCGCCAACGACGCCGAAGTGTCGGCCGTTCGGGAAGCTGCCCGGCTGATCGCCGAGGACGAGCGATTGACCCCGGTGCTCATCCCGCTGGGCGACGGCATCCTGGCCGCCGCCCGCGAGTGA
- a CDS encoding class I SAM-dependent methyltransferase: protein MANQHQSSRPEREAMSRRLMRRSAVSGEIQLPAVPSMIDDYVALCGNVFSDVGRAFDDAELDHLRQMLQRQLDDAFRKSPRSTITVSYRAGIASLLTYEITVEWWSLEKTYENWIATRTPPLFGTEPDARVWALATAAADPAAFPVLDVGAGTGRNTMALARRGHPVDAVELTAKFAEHIADEAEREQLPVRVIIGDVLASTQGLRNDYKMIVLSEVVSDFRSTEQLRALFELAAAHLAPGGQLVFNTFVAKPGRELDDAARELGQQCYSTLFTADEIASAASGLRLLLVSDESVYDYEKAHLPPDTWPPTSWYAQWVSGQDVFDLPREQCPVEMRWLVYGKIGTPQP, encoded by the coding sequence ATGGCCAACCAACACCAGAGCTCCCGCCCGGAGCGTGAGGCGATGTCACGGCGTCTGATGCGCCGTTCGGCGGTATCGGGCGAGATTCAACTGCCCGCCGTTCCGAGCATGATCGACGACTACGTAGCGCTGTGCGGCAACGTCTTTTCCGACGTGGGCCGAGCGTTCGACGATGCGGAGCTCGACCACCTGCGGCAGATGCTGCAGCGCCAACTCGACGATGCGTTCCGGAAATCGCCGCGCTCCACCATCACCGTCAGCTACCGCGCGGGTATCGCGTCGCTGTTGACCTACGAGATCACCGTCGAATGGTGGTCACTGGAGAAAACCTACGAGAACTGGATCGCCACGCGCACACCACCGCTGTTCGGTACCGAGCCCGACGCCCGGGTGTGGGCGCTGGCCACCGCCGCGGCTGATCCCGCAGCCTTTCCCGTCCTGGATGTCGGCGCCGGAACAGGGCGCAACACAATGGCTTTGGCGCGGCGGGGCCACCCGGTGGACGCGGTGGAGCTCACCGCGAAGTTCGCGGAACACATCGCCGACGAGGCCGAGCGCGAGCAGCTGCCGGTCCGGGTGATCATCGGCGACGTCTTGGCCTCCACACAGGGCCTGCGTAACGACTACAAGATGATCGTGCTCTCGGAGGTGGTGTCGGATTTCCGGTCCACCGAGCAACTGCGCGCCCTGTTCGAGTTGGCGGCAGCACACCTGGCGCCGGGCGGCCAACTGGTGTTCAACACCTTTGTCGCAAAACCCGGCCGAGAGCTGGATGACGCCGCACGCGAACTGGGCCAGCAGTGTTACTCAACGCTTTTCACTGCTGACGAGATCGCTTCCGCGGCAAGCGGCTTGCGCCTACTTCTGGTCAGCGATGAGTCGGTGTACGACTACGAAAAGGCCCACCTGCCCCCGGACACCTGGCCGCCCACCAGTTGGTACGCCCAATGGGTCAGCGGCCAGGACGTGTTCGACCTGCCCCGGGAGCAGTGCCCGGTCGAGATGCGCTGGCTCGTCTACGGCAAGAT